From the genome of candidate division WOR-3 bacterium, one region includes:
- a CDS encoding S8 family peptidase, translating to MIIFLFIFQSLTIDINERLIKLDSLINIYQSKEFYSINERNLSKDFSNYWVIGYKEGRKEDTEILIEKIGGRIIKESKTGGNYLLVYLPSFQLINEDFINYFEPNVKLKACFIPNDEFYLDYQWDKWVMYSDLIWDFEIGKKDIIVAICDQGIDYYHPDLKDNFSFDLIGYDFVDDDSNPYPDNENEYHGTHVAGIVAGVTNNYIGISGWAQVRLLAVRVLDENGEGSDFDVAEGIRWATDNGARIINLSLGASNYSSVLKEAVEYAYKKGVLLVAASGNEGTQNIFYPARFKEVIACGALDKNSHLTDFSNYGKEQELVAPGREILSTIPNNQYLLLDGTSMSAPQITGITSLILSSFPFLTNYQLRAILNVGTIDLGEKGWDKHYGFGLPNAYYAYLIAKEYTSREYYKKIEKNSKNDQKEEFYNALGSKIKNKKKRMVYFLKKGKYFQKKI from the coding sequence ATGATTATCTTTTTATTTATCTTTCAATCTTTAACAATTGATATAAATGAGAGATTAATAAAACTTGATTCGTTAATAAATATTTATCAATCAAAAGAGTTTTATTCAATAAATGAAAGAAATCTATCAAAAGATTTTTCTAATTATTGGGTTATTGGTTACAAAGAAGGAAGAAAAGAAGATACAGAGATTTTAATAGAGAAAATTGGCGGCAGGATAATAAAAGAAAGTAAAACTGGTGGCAACTATTTATTAGTCTATTTACCTTCTTTTCAATTAATAAATGAAGATTTTATTAACTATTTTGAACCAAATGTAAAATTAAAAGCCTGTTTTATACCTAATGATGAATTTTATTTAGATTATCAATGGGATAAATGGGTTATGTATAGCGATTTAATTTGGGATTTTGAGATTGGAAAAAAGGATATTATCGTTGCGATTTGTGACCAAGGGATAGATTATTATCATCCGGATTTAAAGGACAATTTTTCTTTTGATTTAATTGGCTATGATTTTGTTGATGACGACAGTAATCCTTATCCGGATAATGAGAACGAATATCACGGAACCCATGTTGCAGGGATAGTTGCTGGTGTTACAAATAATTATATTGGTATAAGTGGTTGGGCACAGGTTCGGTTATTAGCCGTAAGGGTTTTAGACGAGAATGGTGAAGGAAGCGATTTTGATGTGGCAGAAGGAATAAGATGGGCAACAGATAATGGAGCAAGAATTATAAATTTAAGTTTGGGAGCAAGTAATTATTCTTCGGTATTAAAAGAAGCTGTGGAATATGCCTATAAAAAGGGAGTATTATTAGTCGCCGCCAGTGGTAATGAAGGAACACAAAATATTTTCTATCCAGCAAGATTTAAAGAAGTTATTGCTTGTGGAGCATTAGATAAAAATAGCCACTTAACTGATTTCAGTAACTACGGAAAAGAACAAGAATTAGTTGCTCCCGGTAGAGAGATCTTATCAACCATCCCTAATAATCAATATCTTCTATTAGATGGCACTTCCATGTCGGCTCCACAAATCACAGGAATTACTTCTTTAATTTTATCCTCCTTTCCTTTTCTTACTAATTACCAGTTGCGCGCAATTTTGAATGTTGGAACGATTGATCTGGGAGAAAAAGGTTGGGATAAACACTATGGATTTGGGCTTCCTAATGCTTATTATGCTTATCTCATCGCAAAAGAATATACTTCTCGAGAGTATTATAAGAAGATAGAAAAGAATAGCAAAAATGACCAAAAAGAAGAATTTTATAATGCTTTGGGAAGTAAAATAAAAAATAAAAAGAAAAGAATGGTTTATTTTTTAAAAAAAGGAAAATATTTTCAAAAGAAGATATAA
- a CDS encoding Ig-like domain-containing protein, translating into MRRREGDHLRLGTNHLLNFSYNLTKITAVIFILLFSCVKKDKEPPYVEITYPKDSSLFSGSLKVEVLAIDSSKINNVSLYLDEKLFDIDTSYPYEFNIRFNTAFIWHKIFAKAYDIYNNEGVSKEINIFYLGKRKKDIYYGEIYFNPYSEYRKEIFGNLEDSIIGEISVKNNDTFTLFIFLNERNDTIIKLKDFNYGKIEERIKENGKYYLIWKNNSPKRKEIWVRFYLATD; encoded by the coding sequence TTGAGAAGGAGAGAGGGAGACCATTTAAGGTTAGGCACCAACCACCTGCTGAATTTTTCTTATAATCTAACTAAAATTACAGCAGTTATATTTATATTACTTTTTTCTTGTGTGAAAAAAGATAAAGAACCCCCTTATGTTGAAATAACTTATCCCAAAGATAGCAGTTTATTCAGCGGTAGTTTAAAAGTTGAAGTCTTAGCAATTGATAGTAGCAAAATAAATAATGTTTCGCTTTATTTAGATGAGAAACTTTTTGATATTGATACTTCTTATCCTTATGAGTTTAATATAAGATTTAATACCGCTTTTATTTGGCACAAGATTTTTGCCAAGGCATATGATATCTACAATAATGAAGGAGTCTCTAAAGAAATAAATATTTTTTATTTAGGAAAAAGAAAGAAGGATATATATTATGGAGAAATTTATTTTAATCCTTATAGTGAATATCGAAAAGAGATTTTTGGCAATTTAGAGGATTCAATAATCGGTGAAATATCAGTAAAAAATAATGATACTTTTACCTTATTTATTTTTCTTAATGAGAGAAATGATACAATAATAAAATTAAAAGATTTTAATTACGGAAAAATAGAAGAGAGAATAAAAGAAAATGGCAAATATTATTTAATATGGAAAAATAATTCTCCAAAAAGGAAAGAAATTTGGGTTAGATTTTATTTGGCTACTGATTAA
- a CDS encoding UDP-2,3-diacylglucosamine diphosphatase — MRRYYFVSDIHLGNNKKREEKFLKFLSDIKEEDSLFIIGDLFEYFLEYNSVIPKNCLKVLIKLKELQDRGTKIYLLFGNHDYGLLKFIKREFDFIVAEKYFDLIIEDKKVYIAHGDFLDNSFLTRLSQLITKNPLNQFLYSFLHPDIGLPLAHFFIHFARKKGGNFNLKDAFYKFAEHKILKENYDIVILGHLHIPTLIKIGNGYYLNTGDWINNFTYGLIDKDLIELKKY; from the coding sequence TTGAGAAGGTATTATTTTGTTTCTGATATCCATTTAGGAAATAATAAGAAAAGGGAAGAGAAATTTTTAAAGTTCCTATCAGATATCAAAGAGGAAGATTCTCTATTTATTATTGGTGACCTGTTTGAATATTTCTTAGAATATAATTCAGTTATTCCTAAAAACTGTTTAAAGGTGTTAATAAAATTAAAGGAATTACAGGATAGGGGCACAAAAATCTATCTTCTTTTTGGTAATCACGATTATGGACTTTTAAAATTTATTAAAAGGGAATTTGATTTTATTGTTGCTGAAAAATATTTTGACTTAATAATTGAGGATAAGAAAGTTTATATTGCCCATGGTGATTTTCTGGATAACTCTTTTTTAACAAGATTAAGCCAACTTATAACAAAAAACCCTTTGAATCAATTTCTTTACTCTTTTCTTCATCCAGATATTGGACTTCCCTTGGCACATTTCTTTATTCATTTTGCCAGAAAAAAGGGTGGAAATTTTAATTTAAAAGATGCCTTTTATAAATTTGCCGAACATAAAATATTAAAAGAGAATTACGATATTGTTATTTTGGGACATCTTCATATTCCTACTTTAATAAAAATTGGTAATGGATATTATCTAAATACCGGTGATTGGATAAATAACTTCACTTACGGACTTATTGATAAAGATTTAATTGAACTAAAAAAATACTAA
- a CDS encoding AAA family ATPase produces the protein MNEKEVLKLKENIEKKEKRKVNIIQTHTSWVLLTGKYAYKIKKPVNFGFLNYTTLPLRYKYCQLELKLNSRFSKEIYLGVLPISQYRNEIDFGKKGKIIDYAIKMKELPQERIMTNLLLKNQINYSTIKNLAEIVGNFHNNIKPDKEGFLYGSIEIIRYNWDENFYQTKDFINKIIKEKEYEFIKREIERFIFEKEDIFLKRVKKGKIKYCHGDLHSQNIFVCDKIYLFDGIEFNKRFAIGDLISEVAFMIMDLEFYERKDFSDYFLDNYLKITDDFEGLLLLTFYKTYRAYVRGKVTGFLFLQNKEREILEKAKRYFDLSYCYANNLFKERKFLIFFGNIGTGKSFLAQEFGKRNEAIVLNTDIIRKELAKIPLEEKREVDYGKDIYSYSFSKRTYNYLIKRGLRYYLSSYSVILDGTFNKKEWRDMVKKITDKKVLPYWVYIYANERIIKRRLTKIRKITDGRLEIYKQMKKDFYPIRNLNNLIKINNTKNYQEVIKGLEKVLFCF, from the coding sequence ATGAACGAAAAAGAGGTATTAAAACTTAAAGAAAATATTGAGAAAAAAGAAAAAAGAAAAGTTAATATTATTCAAACCCATACTTCTTGGGTATTATTGACAGGAAAATATGCTTACAAGATAAAAAAACCAGTAAATTTTGGCTTTCTAAATTATACCACCTTACCTTTGAGATATAAATATTGTCAATTAGAATTAAAATTAAATAGCCGATTTTCAAAAGAGATTTATTTAGGAGTTTTGCCAATTAGTCAATATAGAAATGAAATAGATTTTGGTAAGAAAGGGAAAATTATTGATTACGCAATAAAAATGAAGGAACTGCCTCAAGAAAGGATTATGACCAATTTACTATTGAAAAACCAGATAAATTATTCGACAATAAAAAATCTCGCAGAGATAGTTGGCAATTTTCATAATAATATTAAGCCCGATAAAGAAGGTTTTCTTTATGGTTCAATAGAAATTATCCGCTATAATTGGGATGAAAATTTTTATCAGACAAAAGATTTTATTAATAAAATAATAAAAGAAAAAGAATATGAATTTATTAAAAGAGAGATTGAAAGATTTATCTTTGAGAAAGAAGACATCTTTTTAAAAAGAGTTAAAAAGGGAAAGATAAAATACTGCCATGGTGATTTACATTCCCAAAATATCTTTGTTTGTGATAAGATATATCTTTTTGATGGTATTGAATTTAATAAAAGGTTTGCTATTGGTGATTTAATTTCGGAAGTTGCCTTTATGATAATGGATTTAGAATTTTATGAGAGAAAGGATTTTAGTGATTATTTTTTAGATAATTACTTAAAGATTACTGATGATTTTGAGGGTCTTTTATTATTAACTTTTTATAAAACCTATCGGGCTTATGTTCGGGGAAAAGTTACTGGTTTTCTTTTTTTACAAAATAAAGAAAGGGAAATCTTAGAAAAGGCAAAAAGATATTTTGATTTATCTTATTGTTATGCTAATAATCTTTTTAAAGAGAGAAAATTTCTAATCTTCTTTGGCAATATTGGAACTGGCAAAAGTTTTCTTGCCCAAGAATTTGGTAAAAGAAATGAGGCAATTGTTTTAAACACCGATATTATTCGTAAGGAATTGGCAAAGATACCATTAGAAGAAAAAAGAGAGGTTGATTATGGTAAAGATATCTATTCCTATTCTTTTTCTAAAAGGACTTATAATTATTTAATAAAAAGGGGATTAAGATATTATTTAAGTAGTTATTCGGTTATTCTTGATGGTACTTTTAACAAAAAGGAATGGCGGGATATGGTTAAGAAAATTACCGATAAAAAAGTTTTACCTTATTGGGTTTATATTTATGCTAACGAAAGGATAATTAAAAGGCGTCTAACAAAGATAAGAAAAATTACTGATGGTCGTTTAGAGATTTATAAGCAAATGAAAAAGGATTTTTATCCAATAAGAAATTTAAACAATCTAATAAAAATAAATAACACTAAAAATTATCAGGAGGTGATAAAAGGACTTGAGAAGGTATTATTTTGTTTCTGA
- a CDS encoding YfhO family protein: protein MKKIPKKEVKEFDIKEKYLIILLFLIPLFLYFDFIFGKKMLFGTDWLLGGLPNREFIALYLKKYKEIAQWLPYIYSGLPTTAGFFADLFYPTTFFRIFIPTYIVWTWTFVIHLFFAGLGTYLFLKELEVNKYLAFLGGIGYMLSGSLVSLTYAGHDGRLICSSLLPLILYFYYKGLKYKKLYYFIFAGSFVGLQLFSGHIQKGYYTALIMLFLFIYHFLKERKIKTIFYSLIMAIFIVLFVSIQYLPIYSNLPYAARGEKRDYSFATSWSLPPEEIFDLVTPNFSGGLDFYWGRNAFKLHSEYFSIFFILLFFLTLYFYFKKSLVRFFFIYTCFGILMAFGGHTPFYYLPYYLLPGVNKFRGPSMIFFTVVFSIIILGIYGLSLLLKENFKEKEIKRLRKFLFTSSLILIFLTFFILVFKETVISLLVSVSKISGEKIRNLENNYPKIQQGFLFAALLWIIFSLLIYNLIKKKIKLLHFTIIAGLILVFDLVRNDIKYIKSVETPDIYYASDEVVNFLKSDTSLYRVFPLFYRRSDDGLLQRHNIQSVAGHHPNPLQSYMEFVGLENTVIFSNPPNLYYKNFINLLSVKYVIVPKLPEDLSPYDEETKRLIIQIKNYLNQPNFKQVFSGREYNIYENLTFLERAFLVPYYSIVKDKEEIFQFLKREDFDCQKLLLLYEKPKAPESLERKVYEISNISLNKNIGNIQLLEYKANKINLEVETERDCFLVLSENYHPDWQAKLDNKEIKVLRAFHTLRAIFLEKGKHKIEFYYYSKYYQLGKILSILALIFLVFNLFYFINERKRGIKT from the coding sequence ATGAAAAAGATTCCTAAAAAAGAAGTTAAAGAGTTTGATATAAAAGAGAAATATCTTATCATTCTATTATTTTTAATTCCGCTCTTTTTATATTTTGATTTTATCTTTGGCAAGAAAATGCTTTTTGGCACAGATTGGCTTTTAGGCGGACTACCTAATCGGGAATTTATTGCTTTATATTTAAAAAAGTATAAGGAAATTGCCCAATGGCTTCCTTATATCTATTCTGGCTTACCAACAACTGCTGGCTTTTTTGCTGATCTATTTTACCCAACAACCTTTTTCAGGATTTTTATTCCTACCTATATTGTCTGGACATGGACATTTGTTATCCATCTATTTTTTGCCGGTTTAGGTACCTATCTATTCTTAAAAGAGTTAGAAGTAAATAAATATCTTGCTTTTCTTGGTGGCATTGGTTACATGCTTTCCGGCTCTTTAGTCTCTTTAACTTATGCTGGTCATGATGGTAGATTAATCTGTTCTTCTCTTTTACCCTTAATTTTATATTTCTATTATAAAGGACTAAAATATAAAAAACTTTATTATTTTATCTTTGCTGGTTCTTTTGTTGGCTTACAATTATTTTCTGGCCATATTCAAAAAGGATATTATACTGCCTTAATTATGCTCTTTTTATTTATCTACCACTTTTTAAAAGAAAGAAAAATAAAGACAATTTTCTATTCATTAATAATGGCAATATTTATCGTTCTTTTCGTATCTATCCAATATTTACCGATATATAGTAACTTACCTTATGCGGCAAGAGGAGAAAAAAGAGATTATTCTTTTGCTACTTCTTGGTCGCTACCACCGGAAGAGATTTTTGATTTAGTAACACCAAACTTTTCCGGTGGCTTAGATTTTTATTGGGGAAGAAATGCCTTTAAACTCCATAGTGAATATTTCTCAATATTTTTTATCTTATTATTCTTCTTAACATTATATTTCTATTTCAAAAAATCCCTTGTTAGATTTTTCTTTATCTATACCTGTTTTGGAATTCTGATGGCTTTTGGTGGTCATACTCCTTTTTACTATCTTCCCTATTATCTATTACCTGGCGTAAATAAATTCCGTGGTCCTTCAATGATATTTTTCACTGTTGTTTTTAGTATTATCATTTTAGGAATCTACGGTCTTTCTTTACTTTTAAAAGAAAACTTTAAAGAGAAAGAAATAAAAAGATTAAGAAAATTCTTATTTACCTCTTCTTTGATTTTAATCTTTTTAACTTTCTTTATCTTAGTTTTCAAAGAAACAGTCATCTCTTTACTTGTTTCGGTAAGTAAAATCTCTGGTGAAAAAATAAGAAACTTAGAAAATAATTATCCAAAAATCCAACAAGGCTTTCTTTTTGCCGCTCTTCTTTGGATTATCTTCTCTTTGCTTATTTACAACTTAATAAAGAAAAAGATTAAATTACTTCATTTTACAATAATTGCTGGTCTTATTTTGGTTTTTGATTTAGTAAGGAACGATATAAAATACATAAAATCGGTTGAAACACCGGATATTTATTATGCTTCGGATGAAGTTGTCAATTTCTTAAAAAGTGATACCAGTTTATATCGGGTATTTCCTTTGTTTTATCGAAGAAGTGATGATGGACTTTTACAAAGGCATAATATCCAAAGTGTTGCTGGTCATCATCCCAACCCACTCCAAAGTTATATGGAATTTGTTGGTTTAGAAAATACCGTCATCTTTTCTAATCCACCAAATCTTTATTATAAGAATTTTATAAATCTATTATCAGTAAAATATGTAATCGTACCTAAATTACCGGAAGACCTGTCGCCTTATGACGAAGAGACAAAAAGATTAATTATCCAAATAAAAAATTATCTAAACCAACCTAATTTTAAACAGGTCTTTTCCGGAAGGGAGTATAATATATATGAAAATTTAACATTTTTAGAAAGAGCCTTTTTAGTTCCTTATTATTCAATTGTCAAAGATAAAGAAGAGATTTTTCAATTTCTAAAAAGGGAGGATTTTGATTGCCAAAAACTTCTCTTATTATACGAAAAACCAAAAGCACCGGAAAGTTTAGAGAGAAAGGTATACGAGATTTCTAATATTTCTCTAAATAAAAATATTGGTAATATTCAATTATTAGAATATAAGGCAAACAAAATCAATTTAGAAGTAGAAACTGAGAGGGATTGTTTCTTAGTTCTTTCAGAAAATTACCATCCGGATTGGCAGGCAAAATTAGATAATAAAGAAATAAAAGTTTTAAGGGCTTTTCATACTTTAAGGGCAATCTTCTTAGAGAAAGGGAAACATAAGATTGAGTTTTATTATTATTCAAAATATTATCAATTAGGTAAGATTCTTTCTATCTTGGCATTAATCTTTCTTGTTTTTAATCTCTTCTATTTTATTAATGAACGAAAAAGAGGTATTAAAACTTAA
- a CDS encoding lysylphosphatidylglycerol synthase domain-containing protein, protein MKVLSFLKRFFSYIVILVAFYFIFKNIFRNWYEIKPILFNINWYYIIFSYLLLFPSLFFYAYAWQIIIKELEKDKNISFFNSLGIIAVSNLGKYVPGKIWFALSRIDFVKRFGFSEKNIFFGILLESFYLFLGAFFYFIFFLKKFFFLPILLLLIIITPNFFKIIFNFLLKIFKKEKMEFSFPVKKSIILLFLYILCWFFQGLSFFLLIKSFYSQVNFHNLFSLIGIYALSWMLGFIVLIAPGGLGVREGSILLFLKDLFPIGIASLIALTSRIWITIHELLNFLIFGLIFLTKIRKKI, encoded by the coding sequence GTGAAAGTTCTTTCTTTTCTCAAAAGGTTTTTTTCTTATATAGTTATTCTTGTTGCCTTTTATTTTATTTTTAAGAATATTTTTAGAAACTGGTATGAAATAAAACCAATTCTTTTTAATATCAACTGGTACTACATTATCTTTTCTTATCTTTTACTTTTCCCTTCACTTTTTTTCTATGCCTATGCTTGGCAGATAATAATTAAAGAATTGGAAAAGGATAAAAATATCTCTTTTTTTAACTCTTTAGGAATTATTGCCGTTTCTAATTTAGGAAAATATGTTCCGGGAAAAATCTGGTTTGCCTTGTCAAGAATAGATTTTGTTAAAAGGTTTGGCTTTTCGGAAAAGAATATCTTTTTCGGTATTTTATTAGAAAGTTTTTATTTATTTTTGGGTGCCTTTTTTTATTTTATCTTTTTTTTAAAGAAGTTTTTCTTTCTACCAATTCTCTTGCTTTTAATTATTATCACTCCGAATTTTTTTAAAATTATTTTTAATTTTCTCTTGAAAATCTTTAAAAAGGAAAAAATGGAATTTTCTTTTCCTGTAAAGAAATCAATTATTTTACTTTTTCTTTATATTCTTTGTTGGTTTTTTCAAGGGCTCTCTTTCTTTTTGTTAATAAAATCTTTTTATTCCCAAGTTAATTTTCATAATTTATTTTCTCTAATTGGTATTTATGCCTTATCTTGGATGCTCGGGTTTATTGTTTTGATTGCGCCCGGTGGTTTAGGAGTGCGAGAAGGAAGTATCCTTCTCTTTTTGAAAGATTTATTTCCCATTGGTATTGCCTCACTGATTGCCTTGACTTCTCGGATTTGGATTACCATTCACGAACTATTAAATTTTCTCATTTTTGGTCTTATTTTTTTGACAAAAATAAGAAAAAAGATATAA
- a CDS encoding SBBP repeat-containing protein, whose protein sequence is MKVDCLKFFLLFFILTFSNLLFSQVDTAWVRRYDGPGNHNDAATSLFVDNQGNVYVTGCSYNILTDFDYATLKYDASGNLLWVRRYNGPGNGQDYATSLFVDNQGNVYVTGRSYDSLTNLDYATLKYDTNGNLLWERRYNGPGNHNDVATSLFVDINSNVYVTGRSEVSGIDFDYATLKYDASGNLLWERRYNGPGNDYDEATSLFVDNQGNVYVTGISFGSSTYYDYATLKYDTNGNLLWVRRYNGPGNHNDAATSLFVDNQGNVYVTGCSYNILTDFDYATLKYDASGNLLWERRYNGPGNDYDEATSLFVDNQGNVYVTGRSYDSLTNLDYATLKYDASGNLLWERRYNGPGNYNDGAASLFVDSDGNVYVTGSSEGSGTDLDYATLKYDTNGNLLWVRRYNGPGNGQDYPTSLFVDNQGNVYVTGDSWGSGTYYDYATIKYIQEAPNISEGEENKSEKKMTKNKVYDISGKLVKENKLKKGIYFKETEKGIKKILILK, encoded by the coding sequence ATGAAAGTAGATTGTTTAAAATTCTTTCTTTTATTTTTTATCTTAACTTTTTCTAATCTTTTATTTTCTCAGGTTGATACTGCTTGGGTAAGAAGGTATGATGGTCCGGGAAATCATAATGATGCGGCTACTTCCCTTTTTGTTGATAATCAGGGCAATGTCTATGTTACTGGTTGTAGTTACAATATTCTTACTGATTTTGACTATGCAACCTTGAAGTATGATGCAAGTGGCAACTTATTATGGGTAAGAAGGTATAATGGTCCAGGAAATGGTCAAGATTATGCTACCTCCCTTTTTGTTGATAATCAGGGCAATGTTTATGTTACTGGTCGTAGTTATGACTCTCTCACAAATTTGGACTATGCTACTTTGAAGTATGATACAAATGGCAACTTATTATGGGAGAGAAGGTATAATGGTCCGGGAAATCATAATGATGTGGCTACTTCCCTTTTTGTTGATATCAATAGCAATGTCTATGTTACTGGTAGGAGTGAGGTCTCTGGCATTGATTTTGACTATGCTACTTTGAAGTACGACGCAAGTGGCAACTTATTATGGGAGAGAAGGTATAATGGTCCGGGAAATGATTATGATGAGGCTACCTCCCTTTTTGTTGATAATCAGGGCAATGTTTATGTTACCGGTATTAGTTTTGGCTCCAGTACTTATTATGACTATGCTACTTTGAAGTATGATACAAATGGCAACCTATTATGGGTAAGAAGGTATAATGGTCCGGGAAATCATAATGATGCGGCTACCTCCCTTTTTGTTGATAATCAGGGCAATGTCTATGTTACTGGTTGTAGTTACAATATTCTTACTGATTTTGACTATGCAACCTTGAAGTATGATGCAAGTGGCAACTTATTATGGGAGAGAAGGTATAATGGTCCGGGAAATGATTATGATGAGGCTACCTCCCTTTTTGTTGATAATCAGGGCAATGTCTATGTTACTGGTCGTAGTTATGACTCTCTCACAAATTTGGATTATGCTACTTTGAAGTATGATGCAAGTGGCAACTTATTATGGGAGAGAAGGTATAATGGTCCAGGAAATTATAATGATGGGGCTGCCTCCCTTTTTGTTGACAGTGATGGCAATGTCTATGTTACTGGTAGTAGCGAAGGTTCTGGTACTGATTTGGACTATGCTACTTTGAAGTATGATACAAATGGCAACCTATTATGGGTAAGAAGATATAATGGTCCAGGAAATGGTCAGGATTATCCTACCTCCCTTTTTGTTGATAATCAGGGCAATGTCTATGTTACTGGTGATAGTTGGGGTTCTGGCACTTATTATGACTATGCAACAATCAAGTATATTCAAGAAGCACCAAATATCAGCGAAGGGGAAGAAAATAAGAGCGAAAAGAAAATGACAAAAAATAAAGTCTACGATATTTCTGGCAAACTTGTAAAGGAAAACAAACTGAAGAAAGGCATCTATTTTAAAGAAACCGAAAAAGGAATAAAAAAGATATTAATTTTGAAATAA
- a CDS encoding phosphoribosylformylglycinamidine synthase subunit PurS: MIYRIEVKKKILDKESEILKKELIENFNIKIDDLVIVKVFLFNTSLNRKEIENIVKNLFLDPVVEEFKIGKFNFKGYKTIEIGYNLGVSDPEEEQIIKSLKELGYPSLQLKILKKYLFKTKEKKERLQEIAKEHFYNPLIQHIIKGKPNYLFLKPKIYKFKLKRIKILN, encoded by the coding sequence ATGATTTACCGAATAGAAGTTAAAAAGAAAATTTTAGATAAAGAAAGCGAAATATTGAAAAAAGAATTAATAGAGAATTTTAATATTAAAATTGATGATTTAGTAATTGTTAAAGTATTTTTGTTTAATACATCACTCAACAGAAAAGAGATAGAAAATATTGTAAAAAACCTATTTTTAGACCCGGTGGTTGAAGAATTTAAGATTGGAAAGTTTAATTTTAAGGGATATAAAACTATTGAAATTGGCTATAATTTAGGTGTTAGTGATCCAGAAGAAGAACAGATAATAAAAAGTTTAAAAGAACTGGGTTATCCTTCTTTACAACTTAAAATTTTAAAGAAATATCTATTTAAGACAAAAGAGAAAAAAGAAAGATTACAAGAAATTGCCAAAGAACATTTTTATAATCCCTTAATCCAACATATCATCAAAGGTAAACCAAATTATCTATTTTTGAAACCAAAGATATATAAGTTTAAATTGAAGAGAATTAAAATTTTGAAC